A genomic region of Lates calcarifer isolate ASB-BC8 linkage group LG9, TLL_Latcal_v3, whole genome shotgun sequence contains the following coding sequences:
- the pou5f3 gene encoding LOW QUALITY PROTEIN: POU domain, class 5, transcription factor 1 (The sequence of the model RefSeq protein was modified relative to this genomic sequence to represent the inferred CDS: inserted 3 bases in 2 codons) translates to MSERSQSPECQSRPYDFSRTNACTQLLGQDGLGSAASFHLPHSVLPDSSLLYNKTAYSGITAASAQTFFPFPPVSSDYRGSDLQAGEFGQPKHWYPFAAPEYTGQVPGVTAATQPTNLSPPIAETREQIKLPEIKTEKDTGDDYSTEIKGQQYPTPPTSAAMPHGVFYPAAWNPSFWPGIAHITPPGSNNQNPSTSSASSPSMSPSPPSNGLPANAFFSVNTTQSAPXDPKRRTRPPPRGAAGPPVVDAATRRRRTFPLRNXEQFAKELKHKRITLGFTQADVGLALGNLYGKMFSQTTICRFEALQLSFKNMCKLKPLLQRWLNEAETSDNPQDMYKIERVFVDTRKRKRRTSLEGAVRSALESYFIKCPKPNTQEITHISDDLGLERDVVRVWFCNRRQKGKRLALPLDEECDGQYYEQSPSPLNMAPSPIPSQSYPASSYPGAPPPTLYMPPLHRPDVLKQTLHPGLVGHLTG, encoded by the exons ATGTCTGAAAGATCTCAGAGTCCGGAGTGCCAAAGCAGGCCGTACGACTTCAGCCGGACCAACGCTTGCACCCAGCTTTTGGGTCAAGATGGTTTGGGCAGCGCTGCGTCATTCCATCTTCCTCACAGCGTCCTGCCAGACTCGAGCCTCCTCTACAACAAAACCGCTTACAGTGGCATCACAGCCGCCTCTGCGCagacttttttccctttcccaCCCGTTTCCAGTGACTACCGGGGATCGGACCTGCAGGCTGGAGAGTTTGGGCAGCCCAAGCACTGGTATCCATTCGCTGCGCCCGAGTATACCGGCCAGGTACCCGGCGTAACAGCAGCTACCCAGCCTACAAACCTGAGTCCCCCAATAGCGGAGACCCGGGAGCAAATTAAACTGCCCGAAATAAAGACCGAGAAAGACACTGGCGATGACTACTCAACGGAGATAAAGGGTCAACAATACCCGACACCGCCAACCTCCGCCGCCATGCCCCATGGAGTCTTCTACCCTGCGGCCTGGAACCCGTCCTTCTGGCCTGGGATCGCTCACATCACCCCGCCCGGTAGCAATAATCAAAACCCCTCAACATCCTCTGCATCCTCGCCATCTATGTCCCCCTCACCCCCCAGCAACGGGCTTCCAGCAAACGCGTTTTTCAGCGTCAACACAACCCAGTCGGCCCC GGACCCCAAACGCAGAACCCGGCCTCCTCCACGCGGAGCAGCGGGTCCTCCAGTGGTGGATGCAGCGACTCGGAGGAG GAGAACCTTTCCACTGAGGA TGGAACAGTTTGCTAaagaactgaaacacaaacgCATTACTTTGGGTTTCACCCAAGCTGATGTTGGCCTTGCCCTGGGAAACCTTTATG GTAAAATGTTCAGCCAGACGACTATTTGTCGCTTTGAGGCTCTGCAGCTCAGCTTTAAGAACATGTGCAAGCTGAAACCCCTTCTTCAGAGATGGCTGAATGAAGCAGAGACCTCAGACAATCCCCAGGAC ATGTACAAGATTGAGCGAGTATTTGTTGACaccagaaagaggaagaggaggaccaGTCTGGAGGGAGCAGTGCGCTCTGCTCTGGAGTCATACTTTATCAAGTGTCCCAAACCTAATACCCAGGAGATCACACACATCTCAGATGACCTGGGCCTGGAGAGAGAC GTGGTCCGTGTTTGGTTCTGCAACCGAAGACAGAAAGGAAAACGTCTCGCTCTGCCCCTGGATGAGGAGTGCGATGGCCAGTATTACGAGCAGAGTCCCTCCCCACTGAACATGGCCCCTTCCCCCATTCCCAGTCAGAGCTACCCTGCTTCCAGCTACCCTGGAGCCCCCCCTCCCACACTGTACATGCCTCCACTTCATCGGCCCGACGTCCTGAAACAAACCCTTCACCCTGGACTTGTTGGTCACCTGACTGGATAA
- the LOC108879231 gene encoding alpha-(1,3)-fucosyltransferase 7, with amino-acid sequence MLTLKRPSKGTLLFFLCVLPLCLLNGGLTGFQRAGNATTCFNCSSSRDVTILLWYWPFGKSFSLEGDVCWDRYRIPRCRLVDQRSLFSSADVVVFHNRELVQGRQKLPLDLPRLQGQRWAWMSLEAPVYNGNLRQYANIFNMTITYRRDSDITVPYGELLPQETGEHLVEDIPLNKSSLVCWVVSNYRRQHKRSKVYHELNAAVPVKVYGRWTRAYLPSSALLPTISHCYFYLAFENTITKDYITEKLWRNAYQGGAVPVVMGPPLSNYEAVAPPNSFIHVDEFASVKDLGKHLQQLAEDKKRYSDYFTWKQHWKVKLYTDWRERLCKICLQYNSLPQHKVYSDLEAWVNGT; translated from the coding sequence ATGCTAACACTAAAAAGACCGAGTAAGGGcaccctcctcttctttctctgtgtattacCACTGTGTCTACTCAATGGAGGGCTGACAGGATTCCAGAGAGCCGGAAATGCCACCACCTGCtttaactgcagcagcagcagagatgtgaCCATCCTGCTGTGGTACTGGCCATTCGGCAAGTCATTCAGCCTGGAGGGTGATGTGTGCTGGGACCGTTACCGTATCCCTCGCTGTAGATTGGTGGACCAGCGCTCCCTGTTTTCTTCAGCTGATGTGGTGGTCTTCCACAACAGAGAGCTGGTACAGGGCCGCCAGAAGCTGCCCTTAGACCTTCCACGGCTGCAGGGTCAGAGGTGGGCATGGATGTCTCTTGAGGCCCCTGTTTACAACGGAAACTTGCGGCAGTATGCAAATATCTTCAACATGACCATAACCTACAGGAGGGATTCTGATATCACTGTACCCTATGGTGAGCTGCTACCACAGGAGACTGGAGAACATCTGGTGGAAGACATCCCCCTGAATAAGAGCTCTCTGGTTTGTTGGGTGGTCAGCAACTACAGGAGACAACACAAGAGAAGCAAAGTGTACCATGAGCTCAAtgctgcagttccagtgaagGTTTATGGGCGCTGGACACGGGCATACCTCCCCTCTAGTGCCCTCTTACCTACAATTTCTCACTGCTACTTCTATTTGGCTTTTGAAAACACAATCACCAAAGATTATATTACAGAGAAGCTGTGGAGGAATGCTTACCAAGGTGGAGCAGTGCCTGTTGTCATGGGACCGCCACTGAGCAATTATGAAGCTGTGGCCCCTCCAAATTCTTTCATCCATGTTGATGAGTTTGCATCTGTAAAAGATTTAGGAAAGCATCTACAACAGCTGGCAGAGGACAAGAAACGGTACAGTGATTATTTTACCTGGAAACAACACTGGAAAGTGAAACTGTACACggactggagagagagactgtgtaaGATCTGCTTACAGTACAACAGTTTACCTCAGCATAAAGTTTACTCTGACCTAGAGGCCTGGGTAAATGGCACTTAA
- the npdc1a gene encoding neural proliferation differentiation and control protein 1a: MLLLLLSSPRSGRQRRASLLLLFAAVLLCVTSVCAGLPAGSKCPRHIDCAKEGRHYCKPGSSHCGPCISPLQEDEEGRCVERRKHRQRVSYYPDLDEEIDFLESVIAKQEMTEIKQPNKQSKHPAAITSQTDVKKSKTDASKHKQKSQARPSSETLHAFTTAPGPTVSAPPATPTPHPRATGVEGRADPIVVPAKKDKFIIIMISLCVALGTVAVILATACFIKMQKDSHLAKKVDYPAFGGASAPAAPATGTSMGDKTLAQSAQMYHYQHQKQQMLSMGNHKPEQKVLDTEVTSDEEEVGGDFTVYECPGLAPTGEMEVKNPLFDDSTLHFQGNHQ, translated from the exons atgctgctgctgctgctctccagcCCGCGGAGCGGACGCCAGCGCCGGGCCtcgttgctgctgctgttcgcCGCGGTCCTGCTCTGTGTCACCTCTGTCTGTGCTGGCCTCCCAG CTGGCAGTAAATGCCCTCGCCATATAGACTGTGCCAAAGAGGGACGCCACTATTGCAAGCCGGGCTCGTCCCACTGTGGGCCCTGCATCTCCCCGCtgcaggaggatgaggaaggacGCTGCgtggagaggaggaagcacCGTCAGCGTG TGTCATACTACCCTGACCTTGACGAAGAGATCGATTTCCTTGAGTCTGTCATtgcaaaacaggaaatgacagagatcaagcaaccaaacaaacaatctAAACACCCTG ctGCCATCACCTCCCAgacagatgttaaaaaaagCAAGACAGATGcctccaaacacaaacagaagagtCAGGCTCGTCCCTCATCTGAGACCCTGCATGCCTTCACCACAGCCCCCGGCCCCACAGTGTCCGCCCCCCCTGCCACTCCGACCCCGCATCCCAGGGCCACTGGTGTTGAAGGCCGAGCTGATCCTATAGTGGTCCCAGCCAAGAAAGACAAATTTATTATCA TAATGATCTCGCTGTGTGTGGCGTTGGGCACTGTGGCAGTGATCCTTGCAACTGCCTGCTTCATCAA GATGCAGAAAGACTCGCATCTGGCTAAGAAGGTTGACTACCCTGCTTTCGGAGGAGCAAGTGCACCTGCTGCCCCGGCCACCGGTACCTCG ATGGGAGATAAGACTCTGGCCCAAAGTGCTCAAATGTATCACtatcagcatcagaaacagCAGATGCTCTCAATGggaaa tcACAAACCTGAACAGAAAGTCCTTGACACTGAGGTCACATCAGATGAGGAAGAAGTAGGAGGAGACTTCACAGTGTATGAGTGCCCTGGACTTGCACCG ACTGGAGAGATGGAAGTGAAGAACCCTCTATTTGATGACTCGACTTTACATTTTCAGGGCAATCACCAGTGA